Proteins encoded together in one Corynebacterium liangguodongii window:
- a CDS encoding nuclear transport factor 2 family protein — MKMLYRSARASVLAATVATAAAALAACGANEETPEVVEATATETATHKAAPAAPAEPSPSASESGAAASSPAPGADPKAPGAAAAPGAQPLTNPFEDPNFTPPEAEPLNTGGAGTDEDKAQMEKALHDSLNPASPELWTRALLDNTCHKIADPARAEMERSGYSLEQIEQAARMQAQAGQAMTLPESKVSLSDVRVDGNRASANATVTSDAGTDTQVQIFEREDGRWKMCN; from the coding sequence GTGAAGATGTTGTACCGATCCGCCCGAGCATCCGTGCTTGCCGCCACCGTGGCCACCGCCGCCGCGGCGCTTGCGGCGTGCGGGGCCAACGAGGAGACCCCGGAGGTCGTGGAGGCCACCGCCACCGAAACCGCGACCCATAAGGCGGCCCCTGCCGCTCCGGCCGAGCCCTCCCCGTCTGCAAGCGAGTCTGGTGCAGCGGCGTCTTCGCCAGCCCCGGGGGCGGATCCCAAGGCCCCGGGGGCCGCCGCGGCGCCCGGGGCGCAACCGCTGACGAACCCGTTCGAGGATCCGAACTTCACCCCGCCCGAGGCTGAGCCGCTTAACACTGGAGGGGCGGGAACTGATGAGGACAAGGCGCAGATGGAGAAGGCGCTGCACGACTCGCTCAACCCGGCCAGCCCGGAGCTGTGGACGCGAGCGCTGTTAGACAACACATGCCACAAGATCGCCGATCCTGCGCGGGCGGAGATGGAGCGCTCCGGCTACAGCCTCGAGCAGATTGAGCAGGCCGCGCGCATGCAGGCCCAGGCGGGCCAGGCCATGACGCTGCCGGAGAGCAAAGTCAGCCTCAGCGACGTGCGCGTCGACGGCAACCGTGCCTCCGCGAACGCCACCGTGACAAGCGATGCGGGAACCGATACCCAGGTTCAGATCTTCGAGCGCGAAGACGGTCGCTGGAAGATGTGCAACTAG
- a CDS encoding TetR/AcrR family transcriptional regulator, protein MQLTRESISRAALAILDEYGLADVTMRRVASSLGVAPGALYWHIENKQDLIYAVAEIICAPVLSADAEPGDTPGEVCAALSAALLAHRDGAEVVSSAMSQPASPLTAGISALLRAAVAREVEAAGAEASISAQHAAADGLLYLTLGAVTVRQLTAQFAEATHAPSAPPGSGSSDIGTAADFLIAGLLASTP, encoded by the coding sequence ATGCAGCTGACACGCGAGTCCATTAGTCGGGCGGCGCTGGCCATCCTCGACGAATACGGCCTCGCCGATGTGACCATGCGCCGCGTCGCGTCCTCCCTCGGCGTCGCGCCCGGCGCCCTCTACTGGCACATCGAGAACAAGCAGGACCTCATCTACGCCGTCGCAGAAATCATTTGCGCCCCCGTCCTCTCGGCCGACGCAGAGCCGGGAGACACCCCCGGGGAGGTGTGCGCGGCATTAAGCGCCGCCCTGCTTGCCCACCGCGACGGCGCAGAGGTCGTCTCCAGCGCGATGTCCCAGCCGGCTTCACCGCTCACCGCGGGCATCTCCGCGCTCCTGCGGGCCGCCGTTGCGCGGGAGGTCGAGGCGGCGGGCGCTGAGGCGTCGATAAGCGCGCAGCACGCCGCCGCCGACGGGCTGCTCTACCTCACCCTCGGCGCGGTGACCGTGCGGCAGCTCACCGCACAGTTCGCGGAGGCGACCCACGCCCCGAGCGCGCCGCCCGGCAGCGGGAGCAGCGACATCGGCACCGCCGCAGACTTCCTCATCGCGGGCCTGCTTGCCAGCACCCCCTAG
- the glgX gene encoding glycogen debranching protein GlgX, with product MTDVNSPDLVVWPGSAYPLGSTYDGAGTNFALFSSVAERVELCLIDKQGAETRVELEEVDNFVWHAYLPGITPGQRYGYRVHGPWDPQHGKRCDPSKLLIDPYARAFDGAFDGDASLFSYDIHAEEPGAGRNEDDSLGHTMLSVVINPFFDWGDDRSPRIPDEEAVIYECHVKGMTQTHPDVPENLRGTYAGMAHPAVIDYLKDLGVTSVELMPVHQFYQDDRLRELGLRNYWGYNTFGFFAPHQDYAAAEKPSDAVAEFKGMVRAYHEAGMEIILDVVYNHTSEGNHLGPTFAFRGIDNQAYYRLVDGDEFHYTDYTGTGNSFNVRYPHSLQMIMDSLRYWVSEMHVDGFRFDLASTLAREFSDVDRLATFFDLVQQDPIVSQVKLIAEPWDVGENGYQVGNFPALWSEWNGKYRDTMRDFWRGEPSTLGEFASRLTGSSDLYQHNGRRPTASINFITAHDGFTLNDLVSYNDKHNEDNMEDSRDGESHNRSWNCGEEGPTDNPEIAQLRAQQRRNFLTTLLLSQGTPMIAHGDEFARTQRGNNNVYCQDNEIAWMNWERLGEAEELHDFTRRLIAIRKMHPVFRRRRFLAGGALGHDVVEREIAWLVPSGKVMTQQDWDFAFGKALMVYLNGAAITEPDRRGQRVVDDSFILMFNAHFEDIEFTLPPQTFGQKWDVVIDTTEPLGYPAQKLSLEAEATITVPARSTIVLKQIEPPLIDGSGTAPETSEATEDAADAK from the coding sequence ATGACAGATGTGAATTCCCCCGACCTCGTCGTCTGGCCCGGTTCCGCCTACCCGCTCGGCTCGACCTACGACGGAGCCGGGACGAACTTCGCCCTCTTCTCCTCCGTTGCCGAGCGCGTCGAGCTCTGCTTAATTGACAAACAGGGCGCGGAGACGCGCGTCGAGCTCGAGGAAGTGGACAACTTCGTCTGGCACGCCTACCTGCCCGGGATCACCCCGGGGCAGCGCTACGGCTATCGCGTGCACGGGCCGTGGGACCCGCAGCACGGAAAGCGCTGCGACCCCTCCAAGCTGCTGATCGACCCCTACGCGCGCGCCTTCGACGGCGCCTTCGACGGCGACGCATCCCTGTTTTCCTACGACATCCACGCCGAGGAGCCCGGCGCGGGGCGCAACGAGGACGACTCCCTCGGCCACACCATGCTCTCCGTGGTCATCAACCCGTTCTTCGACTGGGGCGACGACCGCAGCCCGCGGATCCCGGACGAAGAGGCCGTCATCTACGAATGCCACGTCAAGGGCATGACGCAGACCCACCCCGATGTGCCTGAAAACCTGCGCGGCACCTACGCCGGCATGGCGCACCCCGCAGTCATCGACTACCTCAAGGACCTCGGCGTGACCTCCGTCGAGCTCATGCCCGTCCACCAGTTCTACCAGGACGATCGGCTCCGCGAGCTGGGGCTACGCAACTACTGGGGGTATAACACCTTCGGGTTTTTCGCCCCGCACCAAGACTATGCCGCCGCGGAGAAGCCCAGCGACGCCGTCGCCGAGTTCAAGGGCATGGTGCGCGCCTACCACGAAGCGGGCATGGAAATCATCCTCGACGTCGTCTACAACCACACCTCCGAAGGCAACCACCTCGGCCCGACCTTCGCCTTCCGCGGCATCGACAACCAGGCCTACTACCGGCTTGTCGACGGCGACGAGTTCCACTACACGGACTACACCGGCACCGGTAACTCCTTTAACGTGCGCTACCCGCACTCGCTGCAGATGATCATGGACTCGCTGCGTTACTGGGTCTCCGAGATGCACGTCGACGGGTTCCGCTTCGACCTCGCCTCGACGCTCGCGCGGGAGTTCTCCGACGTCGATAGGCTTGCCACCTTCTTCGACCTCGTCCAGCAAGACCCGATCGTCTCCCAGGTCAAGCTCATCGCCGAGCCGTGGGACGTTGGCGAAAACGGCTACCAGGTGGGCAACTTCCCCGCCCTGTGGAGCGAGTGGAACGGCAAATACCGCGACACCATGCGCGACTTCTGGCGGGGCGAGCCCTCCACGCTCGGGGAATTCGCCTCCCGGCTCACCGGCTCTTCCGACCTCTACCAGCACAACGGGCGGCGCCCGACGGCCTCGATTAACTTCATCACCGCCCACGACGGGTTTACCCTCAACGACCTCGTGTCCTACAACGACAAGCACAACGAGGACAACATGGAAGACTCCCGCGACGGCGAGAGCCATAACCGCTCGTGGAACTGCGGCGAGGAGGGCCCGACCGACAACCCGGAGATCGCCCAGCTGCGCGCGCAGCAGCGCCGCAACTTCCTCACCACCCTCCTGCTCTCCCAGGGCACCCCGATGATCGCCCACGGCGACGAGTTCGCGCGCACCCAGCGCGGCAACAACAACGTCTACTGCCAGGACAACGAGATTGCCTGGATGAACTGGGAGCGCCTTGGCGAGGCCGAGGAGCTGCACGATTTCACCCGCCGCCTCATCGCGATCCGCAAAATGCACCCGGTGTTCCGCCGCCGCCGCTTCCTCGCCGGTGGCGCGCTCGGCCACGACGTCGTCGAGCGCGAGATCGCCTGGCTCGTGCCCTCCGGCAAGGTGATGACGCAGCAGGACTGGGACTTCGCCTTCGGCAAGGCGCTCATGGTCTACCTCAACGGGGCCGCCATCACCGAGCCGGACCGCCGCGGCCAGCGCGTCGTGGACGATTCCTTCATCTTGATGTTTAACGCCCACTTCGAAGACATCGAGTTCACCCTGCCGCCGCAGACCTTCGGGCAGAAGTGGGACGTCGTCATCGACACCACCGAGCCGCTGGGCTACCCGGCGCAGAAGCTCTCCCTCGAGGCCGAGGCGACGATCACCGTCCCGGCGCGCTCGACCATCGTGCTCAAGCAGATTGAACCGCCGCTTATCGACGGCAGCGGCACCGCCCCCGAGACCAGCGAAGCCACCGAGGATGCTGCTGACGCGAAGTAG
- a CDS encoding exonuclease domain-containing protein — protein sequence MDHDHSAPTVRAHGLLIEPGPGSLVIRRAPLAAALEGAGQWDIAAEEIESIFATEGDEWAGPACTIAHTGGRTTVRFHPGDEAGPRRLAELVERMRAGGGQSVEPPASGRAVASLNFVGFDVETANPSWGSICQMGLVKIIDGREVERASWLCTPPPGLDEFDPNNVAIHGITADDVADAPPVGERIAQFKEFVGDLPIVAHNAQFDATALREASLATGTKVPTVLFACSLAQSRAAKLKVKNHRLNTLAEHFGVPLEHHHDAAEDAAACAGIMVGLTRAAGYEGSLMGFVHSTGFTLGAISDERVIPVLRDRSGAGRAMQAKLAQSGAKAAADGAAAPRGSNQQDSASPSGKGRGPAPWQSVATPDTVPEPHPDADPAAELYGQHVTLTGDFEPHDKGELWAGIAQQGGQVGKNVTKKTTILVTGEWATMTSKEKRARELIGKGQDIEIWPASRLYTALGLADSQGSDLGDPAEEPPF from the coding sequence GTGGACCACGACCACAGCGCGCCCACCGTGCGCGCCCACGGCCTGCTCATCGAGCCCGGGCCGGGATCCCTCGTTATCCGGCGCGCGCCGCTCGCCGCCGCGCTCGAAGGGGCCGGGCAGTGGGACATCGCGGCCGAGGAGATCGAATCGATCTTTGCCACCGAAGGCGACGAGTGGGCCGGCCCCGCCTGCACCATAGCCCACACCGGCGGGCGCACCACGGTGCGTTTCCACCCCGGCGACGAGGCCGGGCCGCGGCGCCTTGCAGAGCTCGTCGAACGGATGCGCGCGGGGGGTGGGCAGAGCGTCGAGCCGCCCGCCAGCGGGCGCGCGGTCGCGAGCCTGAACTTTGTCGGCTTCGACGTCGAGACCGCCAACCCGTCGTGGGGCTCGATCTGCCAAATGGGGCTGGTCAAGATTATCGACGGCCGCGAGGTCGAGCGCGCCTCCTGGCTGTGCACTCCCCCGCCCGGCCTCGACGAGTTTGACCCGAACAACGTGGCCATCCACGGCATCACCGCCGACGACGTGGCCGACGCACCGCCCGTCGGCGAGCGCATCGCGCAGTTCAAAGAGTTCGTCGGCGACCTTCCCATCGTGGCCCACAACGCCCAGTTCGACGCCACGGCCCTGCGCGAGGCCAGCCTCGCCACCGGCACCAAGGTGCCCACAGTGTTGTTCGCCTGCAGCCTCGCGCAGTCGCGCGCGGCCAAGCTCAAGGTAAAAAACCACCGCCTCAACACGCTGGCGGAGCACTTCGGCGTACCCCTTGAGCACCACCACGATGCCGCCGAGGATGCCGCGGCGTGTGCCGGCATCATGGTCGGGCTCACGCGCGCGGCCGGCTACGAGGGCAGCCTCATGGGATTCGTGCACTCCACCGGCTTCACCCTCGGTGCGATCAGCGATGAGCGCGTGATCCCAGTGCTGAGGGACCGCTCGGGCGCAGGGCGGGCCATGCAGGCCAAGCTCGCCCAGTCCGGCGCCAAAGCGGCCGCCGACGGGGCCGCCGCGCCGCGCGGAAGCAACCAGCAGGATTCAGCGTCCCCCTCCGGGAAGGGACGCGGCCCCGCCCCGTGGCAATCGGTGGCCACGCCCGACACCGTCCCGGAGCCGCACCCAGACGCGGACCCCGCCGCGGAGCTCTACGGCCAGCACGTCACTCTGACCGGCGACTTCGAGCCCCACGACAAGGGCGAACTGTGGGCGGGCATCGCCCAGCAGGGCGGCCAGGTGGGGAAGAACGTGACCAAAAAGACGACGATCCTCGTCACCGGCGAGTGGGCCACCATGACGTCGAAGGAGAAGCGCGCCCGGGAGCTCATCGGCAAGGGCCAGGACATCGAGATTTGGCCCGCCTCGCGCCTCTACACCGCGCTGGGGTTGGCCGATTCGCAGGGCAGCGACCTGGGCGATCCCGCGGAGGAGCCGCCGTTTTAG
- the treY gene encoding malto-oligosyltrehalose synthase — protein MRRPITSTYRLQLRGPHADPTGRRFGFAEAAEQVPYLRSLGVSHLYLSPIFTAVRESNHNYDVTDPTEVNPELGGIEGLRELAATAHEAGLGIVLDIVPNHLGVETPLLNKWWWDVLKLGRESEFESYFDIDWHADNGADGKLGLPVLGAEGDEDRFELVHLDSIDEDVLKYYDKFFPLTPGSYASLDDDPREVYSRQNYQLKFWRDGVISYRRFFSVNGLAGIRQEDPLVFEQTHRVLRQLIAEDVIDGIRVDHPDGLADPFDYLTRLRDLIGDDRWLVVEKILGVNEPLDPRLAVDGTTGYDAMREYDGVFISREAEDALSMLSLQQSGSTWDDAAIGAAEHQLKRDVAALELGAEVRRLTRAIRRDNFSTAGHTVTDRDLTATVIELVAAIPVYRADYISLSRITSSVIAEMARRFPSRRDALDLIIAALVAGGEAKTRFAQVCGAVMAKGVEDTLFYRACRLVALQEVGGAPGRFGVSAAEFHLLQQERATLWPRSMTTLSTHDTKRSEDTRARIIEITELPSDFAELVRQVSAIVPAPDAATGHFLFQNILGVWPASGELDNSLRQRLHNYAVKSVREAGVKTSWFDSDAGFEKAVTDWIDALLDGPVAPAITEFASQLHRGAIQVSLGRKLLQLIGAGIPDTYQGQEYFDLSLVDPDNRRFVDYTQRSQTLEQYLAISRDPKRSIAELCGEAGDDPADRPYPYLEQIIDRAKQALVREALVLRREFPDVFLSGEHQPVFAVGEAESHLVGISRGDGDVRGAAGLSVIALATRRPLTLQRRGGWGETTVTLPEGTWVDRLTGREYSSTVKVADVFDQLPAALLVSSRLVNSASL, from the coding sequence ATGCGACGCCCGATCACCTCGACCTACCGCCTCCAGCTGCGCGGGCCCCACGCCGACCCGACGGGGCGGCGCTTTGGGTTTGCCGAGGCCGCCGAGCAGGTCCCCTACCTGCGCTCGCTCGGCGTCTCCCACCTCTACCTCTCCCCGATCTTTACCGCCGTGAGGGAATCGAACCACAACTACGACGTCACGGACCCCACGGAGGTCAACCCCGAGTTAGGCGGCATCGAGGGCCTGCGGGAGCTCGCGGCCACCGCGCACGAGGCGGGCCTTGGCATCGTGCTCGACATCGTGCCCAACCATCTCGGTGTGGAGACTCCCCTCCTGAACAAGTGGTGGTGGGATGTGTTGAAGCTCGGCCGCGAATCTGAGTTCGAGTCCTACTTCGACATCGACTGGCACGCCGACAACGGCGCCGACGGCAAGCTCGGCCTGCCGGTCCTCGGGGCCGAGGGCGATGAGGACCGGTTCGAGCTCGTCCACCTCGACTCCATCGACGAGGACGTGCTGAAGTACTACGACAAGTTCTTTCCCCTCACGCCAGGCAGCTACGCCTCGCTTGACGACGACCCCCGTGAGGTCTATTCCCGCCAGAACTACCAGCTGAAGTTCTGGCGCGACGGGGTGATTTCCTATCGCCGCTTCTTCTCCGTCAACGGGCTCGCCGGGATCCGGCAGGAAGACCCCTTAGTCTTCGAGCAGACCCACCGCGTGCTGCGCCAGCTCATCGCGGAAGACGTCATCGACGGCATCCGCGTGGACCACCCGGACGGGCTGGCCGATCCCTTCGACTACCTGACCCGGCTGCGCGACCTCATCGGGGACGATCGCTGGCTCGTCGTGGAGAAGATCCTCGGGGTCAACGAGCCCCTCGACCCGCGCCTCGCCGTCGACGGCACGACCGGCTACGACGCGATGCGCGAATACGATGGGGTCTTTATCTCCCGCGAGGCCGAAGACGCGTTGAGCATGCTCTCCCTACAGCAGTCGGGCTCGACGTGGGACGACGCGGCGATCGGCGCCGCGGAACACCAGCTCAAGCGTGACGTCGCCGCCCTTGAGCTGGGCGCCGAGGTGCGCCGACTCACCCGCGCGATTCGGCGCGATAACTTCTCCACCGCAGGCCACACGGTCACCGATAGAGACCTCACGGCGACCGTGATCGAGCTTGTCGCGGCCATCCCCGTCTACCGCGCGGACTATATCTCGTTATCTCGCATTACCTCCTCCGTCATCGCGGAGATGGCGCGCAGGTTCCCCTCCCGCCGCGACGCTCTTGACCTCATCATCGCCGCGCTCGTCGCCGGCGGCGAGGCGAAGACCCGCTTCGCGCAGGTCTGCGGTGCGGTCATGGCCAAGGGCGTGGAAGACACCCTGTTCTACCGCGCGTGCCGCCTCGTCGCGCTGCAGGAGGTCGGCGGAGCGCCCGGGCGCTTCGGCGTCTCGGCTGCGGAGTTTCACCTCCTGCAGCAGGAGCGGGCGACGCTGTGGCCGCGGTCGATGACGACGCTTTCCACCCACGACACGAAGCGCAGCGAGGATACGAGGGCCCGCATTATCGAGATCACGGAGCTGCCCAGCGACTTCGCCGAGCTCGTCCGCCAGGTGAGCGCGATCGTTCCCGCCCCGGACGCAGCGACGGGGCACTTCCTGTTCCAGAACATCCTCGGGGTCTGGCCGGCCAGCGGAGAGCTCGATAACTCCTTGCGCCAGCGCCTCCACAACTACGCCGTCAAATCCGTCCGCGAGGCCGGGGTGAAGACGAGCTGGTTCGACTCCGACGCCGGGTTTGAAAAGGCCGTGACCGACTGGATAGACGCCCTTCTCGATGGCCCCGTCGCCCCCGCGATCACCGAGTTCGCCTCCCAGCTCCACCGCGGCGCGATCCAGGTCTCGCTGGGCAGGAAGCTCCTCCAGCTCATCGGCGCGGGCATCCCGGATACCTACCAGGGCCAGGAGTATTTCGATCTCTCCCTGGTCGACCCGGACAACCGGCGCTTTGTGGACTACACCCAGCGCAGCCAGACCCTCGAGCAATACCTCGCCATCTCCCGCGACCCAAAGCGCTCCATCGCCGAGTTGTGCGGCGAGGCGGGCGATGACCCCGCCGATCGCCCCTACCCCTACCTGGAGCAGATCATCGACCGGGCGAAGCAGGCGCTCGTGCGCGAGGCCCTCGTGTTGCGCCGCGAGTTCCCCGATGTCTTCCTCTCCGGGGAGCACCAGCCCGTCTTCGCCGTCGGTGAGGCGGAGTCACACCTCGTCGGAATTTCTCGCGGCGATGGGGACGTGCGCGGCGCGGCAGGGTTGAGCGTCATCGCGCTGGCCACCCGCCGCCCGCTCACCCTGCAGCGGCGCGGCGGGTGGGGTGAGACGACGGTGACGCTGCCGGAGGGCACCTGGGTCGATCGCCTTACGGGGCGGGAGTATTCGTCCACGGTGAAGGTCGCTGACGTTTTCGACCAGCTTCCCGCAGCGCTTCTTGTCTCCAGCAGGCTGGTCAACTCGGCGTCGCTATAG
- a CDS encoding GTP pyrophosphokinase, protein MNSANPPRGASGSSRRRPSTQAERAVARLGSTYHEWVAAHPDAATAFQQALVELIGDAGVNYDRVDVRIKTWPSLKAKAKKLRDGEPVYPDPWHDIRDIIGARITVLHSTEIPAVLTLLADEFEVLRSVDKAQETRVAGGFGYGSHHVVLRVTESSENLEAYVGTQFEVQVRTVLQHAWAEFEHDIRYKRSGEDPDPQIDRAFTLAAGLIELADQQFDQIASINNPRHAVDTGVDADLAAETLPGVLTVLLGSRFPLSRPSDYRFLMELLRAHDIETVMQLAELCNVSSPETVGHAMDYAFVPGQVRIIDDLLLNHFGSTHIERTAELGNRPKLRRSRLESRLAALRARRTQG, encoded by the coding sequence ATGAATTCCGCGAATCCCCCGCGTGGCGCCTCCGGCAGCAGCCGCCGCCGGCCGTCGACACAGGCGGAGAGGGCCGTCGCGCGCCTCGGCTCGACCTACCACGAGTGGGTGGCGGCGCACCCGGACGCCGCCACCGCGTTTCAGCAGGCCCTGGTCGAGCTCATCGGGGATGCCGGGGTGAACTACGACCGCGTGGACGTCCGCATCAAGACGTGGCCGTCGCTCAAAGCCAAGGCCAAGAAGCTGCGCGACGGCGAGCCGGTCTACCCCGACCCATGGCACGACATCCGCGACATCATCGGGGCGCGCATCACGGTGCTCCATTCCACCGAGATCCCCGCCGTGCTCACGCTTTTGGCGGACGAGTTCGAGGTGCTGCGCAGCGTGGATAAGGCGCAGGAGACCCGGGTGGCCGGCGGGTTCGGCTACGGCTCCCACCACGTGGTTCTCCGTGTAACGGAGAGCTCGGAAAACCTCGAGGCCTACGTGGGTACCCAGTTCGAGGTGCAGGTCCGCACCGTGCTCCAGCACGCCTGGGCGGAGTTCGAGCACGATATTCGCTACAAGCGCTCCGGGGAGGACCCGGATCCGCAGATCGACCGCGCGTTTACGCTCGCCGCAGGGCTCATCGAGCTCGCGGACCAGCAGTTCGACCAGATCGCCAGCATCAACAACCCGCGCCACGCGGTGGACACCGGCGTCGATGCCGACCTCGCCGCGGAGACCCTGCCAGGCGTGCTCACTGTGCTGTTGGGCAGCCGGTTCCCGCTGTCTCGCCCGAGCGATTACCGCTTCCTCATGGAGCTTCTGCGCGCCCACGACATTGAGACGGTGATGCAGCTCGCGGAGCTCTGCAACGTCTCGAGCCCGGAGACGGTGGGTCACGCGATGGACTACGCGTTCGTGCCGGGCCAGGTCCGAATTATCGACGACCTGTTGCTCAACCACTTCGGCTCGACGCATATCGAGCGCACCGCGGAGCTGGGAAACCGCCCCAAGCTGCGCCGCTCGCGCCTGGAGTCGCGCCTCGCCGCGCTGCGCGCCCGGCGCACTCAGGGCTAG
- a CDS encoding RNA-binding S4 domain-containing protein, with translation MSTEPDGSPVRLDVWLWAARIFKTRSQSAEAVRAGHVKVGGAPAKPAAQVVPGDRLRVWKDHRYLDLEVTGTAKKRVGAPVARTLYIDHSPPPPPRELFAAAPVRDRGAGRPTKKDRRAIDRLRGF, from the coding sequence ATGAGTACTGAGCCTGACGGCTCGCCCGTGCGTCTCGACGTCTGGCTGTGGGCCGCGCGCATTTTCAAGACACGCTCCCAATCCGCCGAGGCGGTGCGCGCCGGGCACGTCAAGGTAGGGGGCGCGCCGGCGAAGCCCGCCGCCCAGGTCGTGCCAGGGGACCGGCTGCGGGTGTGGAAGGACCACCGCTACCTCGACCTGGAGGTCACCGGCACCGCGAAGAAGCGCGTCGGCGCCCCGGTGGCCCGCACCCTCTACATCGATCATTCCCCGCCCCCGCCGCCGCGCGAGCTCTTCGCCGCCGCCCCCGTGCGCGACCGGGGCGCAGGTCGGCCCACGAAGAAGGACCGGCGCGCCATCGACCGCCTGCGCGGCTTCTAG
- a CDS encoding IMPACT family protein, producing the protein MPTNPSMPSPYLLPASADPVTGEVEIKRSRFITWVARTGDEDAARALIDLARETYPDANHHCSAFIVDGAAANPIERSSDDGEPSGTAGTPMLDVLRGSGVRDITAVVTRYFGGVKLGAGGLVHAYSNAVSETLGRVALVRREVKERATLSLPHAEAGRIEAELRARGIDVLGVEYGASALYTLAFAPEERERVAATVAAATHGGGELRGAGHDWVEVPVGRLE; encoded by the coding sequence ATGCCCACCAATCCCTCCATGCCCTCTCCCTACCTCCTGCCGGCCTCCGCCGACCCCGTCACCGGCGAGGTCGAGATCAAGCGCTCGCGGTTCATCACCTGGGTGGCGCGCACCGGCGACGAAGACGCTGCCCGGGCGCTGATCGATCTCGCCCGCGAGACCTACCCCGACGCCAACCACCACTGCTCGGCCTTCATCGTCGACGGCGCCGCGGCCAACCCCATCGAGCGTTCCTCCGACGACGGCGAGCCCTCCGGGACCGCCGGCACACCGATGCTCGACGTCCTGCGCGGCTCGGGCGTGCGCGACATCACCGCTGTGGTCACCCGCTACTTCGGCGGCGTCAAGCTCGGCGCAGGGGGCCTCGTCCACGCCTACTCCAACGCCGTGAGTGAGACGCTGGGCCGCGTTGCCCTGGTGCGCCGCGAGGTCAAGGAGCGCGCGACGCTCTCCCTCCCGCACGCGGAGGCCGGCCGGATCGAGGCGGAGCTGCGGGCGAGGGGTATCGATGTCCTCGGCGTCGAGTATGGCGCGTCGGCTCTCTACACGCTGGCCTTTGCCCCCGAGGAGCGCGAGCGCGTCGCCGCCACGGTCGCGGCTGCCACGCACGGCGGCGGCGAGCTGCGCGGCGCGGGGCATGACTGGGTGGAGGTCCCAGTGGGCCGACTAGAATAG